Genomic segment of bacterium:
CTCGACCACGCCGGGGTACACGCGCTCGAGGAACTCCCGGTCGCGCGTGAGGCGGTAGTAGCTGGTCCACCCCCACAGGTTCCACCCGAACAGCTCCCAGTACCGGGCCTCCTGGTGGCGGTGCATGCGGAAGCTGCCGTCGGGAAACTGCATCTTGCGCCAGTACAGGAGCCCCTCCCGCGTCACCTCCGTCAGTCCCATGTAGCCCATCGCCAGCAGCATGTTCGTGGGGTCGCTGCCGCCGTACCAGTCGTGGTAGTGGAACTTGTTGACATTGGCAATCGTGTCGCCATCCACGTGGTCTATGGCCAGCAGGTTGGCGATGGTCCCGGCGATCAGGTACTCCTGCACCTTCGGTTCGGGGATCTGCAGCGGCGCCCGCTCCAGCACCATCTCCTCCCAGAAGGTCATGGTCGCGTCGAAGACGCTGTCGTAGTCGGCCTCCCGGACCTGCTGCGCCTCCGGCGAGTCCTCGGGCAGGGGGACGATCGGCAGCTTGTAGGTCAACGCGCGGCTCTCGCCGGGGGCCAGCGGCAGGCAGTAGGTGACGAGGCCCAGCGGCGTGTGCGGGTCGCAGTGGTGCGTCGGGTGCGGGTTGCCCTCGACCTCGCCGGAGAAGTAGCGCACCATGCGCAGGCCGTTGTCCCGCGGCGCCAGCGACGTCAGGGCCGGCGCGGGAGCGGTGGGGTAGGTGTGGATGAGCCTCCCCTCGCGGATGAGCGCGTCGCCGGCGAAGCGGTACGCCCACTCCGGGTTGAAGCGGTTCTGCCCGGCGACCAGCGCCTCGGGCATGTTGCCGAACGCCTGCCCGAAGCGGTAGTCGGCCAGGTCCGTGTAGGCCGTGTTGACCGGCCCGCGGAAGCGCCAGGCGGTCGAGAAGTGCGCCGCCCGGGGCTCGTCGGTGGGGTTCGTGACAGTTACCCGCACGAAGTTGACCGGCAGCCCTTCGAGGCCCCCGCCCAGGTCGGCCGCGAACATCTGGAAGTCATACCGCAGGTCCTCCTCGCACACGTCGTACTCCACCGCCGGCAGACACCCCCGCAGCAGCGTGCGGTGCCGCTGCCAGGTCGCCCGGGGCGGGTTGCCGACGAAGAACATCAGCTCGCCGAAGCCGGTGAACACGTACCCCTCCGGTGTCACCTCACTGGCCACCGGCGCCCCGAAGGCCCCCAGGACATCATTGGGGTTGGTGAAGTAGCTGAACGGCTTGTCGGGCGCGTCAATCAGATCGGGGTTGTGCATTCCGAAGCGGTCGGGCATGGCCTTCACCTGGGGCAACAGGATGGCGCGGCTGTGGGTGCTGCGTGTTCACATGACCGGCAGGAGCAGGCGCGACGGGTGCTTGCTGTCGTGACGGATCGTGTTGATCGCCACCCGCCGCTCCCAGTCGGTCGAGGGGTTGCGGCCGGTGTGCGTGTTGACATCGAAGTGCGGCCAACTGCTGCCCGTGATGTCCAGGCGCAGGCGGTGGCCCTGCACGAAGCGATTGGCCAGCGGCCGCAGCAGCACCCGCACCAGCACGACCTCGCCGGGCGTGAGCAGCTCCTCCCGCTCGCAGCCGAGGCGGAACTTGGCGCGCTGGACGCCCTCAGACACCCCCAGCGCGAAGCCGGCCGGGTAGTCCGGCGACGAGGGGTGCACATCCACGAGCTTGGCGACGAAGTCGGTATCCGGGGCGTCGCTGCTGATCCACAGCTCGACGACGGGGTGGCCGGCCACCACGAGGTCCTCAGGCAGGGGCTCGGTCTGGAAGACCAGCACATCATCCCGCGCGGCCAGCGGCAGGAACGGCGGCGTGCAGCCATGCAGGTGCGGGCCCTCGACTTGGTTCCACGCCCCGTTGGTGCTGATGCGCCGGTTGCCGCCCTCGCGGAGGCGGGTGGTGGTGTAGCAGACGCCCGTGCTGCTGGGCACGGGACGGTCGGGGTCGGCCCGGAAGCTGCTCGCGGCCTCGTCCCCGGCCGGGGCGTCGGCGTTCAGTCCGCCCCCGGCGTGCAGGTGCAGGGCGACTTCGCGGCTCTCGGGTGGCCAGTGGTCGGCCCGGGCCCAGGCCCCACCCTGGTCGAGCAGGCCGTCAGCGGTCTTCGCGCCACTGCCGCCACCCATGACGAAGTACTGCACCCGCGCTGCGAAGGCCCCCTCGTCGTCCAGGCCCTTGAGCCAGCGGTCGAACCACCGCAGCTCGTAGTCCGGCGCCAGCGACGGCAGCGTCGAGGCCTCCCCGAAGCTCGTCTCGCCGATCCTGGCGCCCACGTCGCCATGCGTCCACGGGCCGAAGATCACGTACTGGTTCTCGTGGCCCATCTCGGTCAGCTTCGTGAAGACCAGCGTGTCGGGGTGAGCGTACGCGTAGTGGTCATACCAGCCGCAGATATGCAGCGTCGGGACGTCCGGCCAGCGCTCGGGGTACGCCGCCGGGGCGAGGCTGGGCTGCAGCCAGAAGTCGTCGAGGCACTCGCGCCGGATGAACTCGAAGGTCAGGTCCTCATACGAGGGCGCCAGCGCCAGCGGCGAGCGTCCCTTCTGCAGCGGCCAGCGCGCCAGCCACTCCTCGAAGCGCATGTCGTACAGCGCCTGCTTGACGCTCGGGTCGGCCAGCGCCTCCTTGCCATCCCCGGCCATCATCACCATGTACGAGATATAGAACACGTCGAGCGCCCCGCCCTGGCGCAGGACATGGTACTTGTGGGGGTAGCCGAAATAGTGGCACATGGCGGCCAGGTGGGGCGGCCGCTGGGTGGCGGCGGCCGCCTGGTCCGCCGCGCAGTACGAACCGCCCCACGTGCCGACCCGCCCGTCACACTCCGGCTGCGCCGCCAGCCACTCGATGGCGTCATAGCCGTCCACGTCCTCCTGGGCGAAGGCGGTGAAGACCCCGTCGGAGGCATAGCGTCCGCGCA
This window contains:
- a CDS encoding CocE/NonD family hydrolase, giving the protein MEPRQPVFPEVLIRPQVRVPMRDGVELATDLYFPACDGKAVGPQPALLLRTPYNKGEANSPQAMRWARRGYVVALQDVRGRYASDGVFTAFAQEDVDGYDAIEWLAAQPECDGRVGTWGGSYCAADQAAAATQRPPHLAAMCHYFGYPHKYHVLRQGGALDVFYISYMVMMAGDGKEALADPSVKQALYDMRFEEWLARWPLQKGRSPLALAPSYEDLTFEFIRRECLDDFWLQPSLAPAAYPERWPDVPTLHICGWYDHYAYAHPDTLVFTKLTEMGHENQYVIFGPWTHGDVGARIGETSFGEASTLPSLAPDYELRWFDRWLKGLDDEGAFAARVQYFVMGGGSGAKTADGLLDQGGAWARADHWPPESREVALHLHAGGGLNADAPAGDEAASSFRADPDRPVPSSTGVCYTTTRLREGGNRRISTNGAWNQVEGPHLHGCTPPFLPLAARDDVLVFQTEPLPEDLVVAGHPVVELWISSDAPDTDFVAKLVDVHPSSPDYPAGFALGVSEGVQRAKFRLGCEREELLTPGEVVLVRVLLRPLANRFVQGHRLRLDITGSSWPHFDVNTHTGRNPSTDWERRVAINTIRHDSKHPSRLLLPVM